In Gemmata obscuriglobus, a single genomic region encodes these proteins:
- a CDS encoding sigma-70 family RNA polymerase sigma factor, whose product MWPNREETDRLLDEARAGAPGAVDKLLGEFRDPLRQVVGLRLDPAVARRVDASDIVQDVLIEANQRLTEYLKKPDMPFHLWLRHLAQDRIIDTHRRHRLAQRRSVDREQPIARPAWNDESSVSLVAQLIDTERTPTSEAIRLELQRRLATAIDKLSEDDREIVLMRHHEALSNQEVAHALQLTEAAASMRYLRALRRLRTVLVPDGQERPDDV is encoded by the coding sequence ATGTGGCCCAACCGCGAAGAAACCGACCGCCTGCTCGACGAGGCCCGCGCCGGCGCGCCGGGCGCGGTCGACAAGCTCCTCGGCGAGTTCCGCGACCCGCTGCGCCAGGTCGTCGGCCTGCGGCTCGACCCCGCCGTCGCGCGCCGCGTGGACGCCTCCGACATCGTTCAGGACGTGCTGATCGAGGCCAACCAGCGGCTCACCGAGTACCTGAAGAAGCCCGACATGCCGTTCCACCTGTGGCTGCGGCACCTCGCGCAGGACCGCATCATCGACACGCACCGCCGGCACCGGCTGGCGCAGCGCCGCAGCGTGGACCGCGAGCAGCCGATCGCCCGCCCGGCGTGGAACGACGAGTCGAGCGTCTCCCTCGTCGCGCAACTGATCGACACCGAGCGCACCCCCACGTCCGAAGCGATCCGGCTGGAGCTCCAGCGCCGGCTCGCGACCGCGATCGACAAGCTCTCCGAGGACGACCGCGAGATCGTGCTCATGCGGCACCACGAGGCGCTGTCGAACCAGGAGGTGGCGCACGCGCTGCAGTTGACCGAGGCCGCGGCGTCGATGCGGTACTTGCGGGCGCTGCGGCGGTTGCGCACGGTGCTCGTGCCGGACGGACAGGAGCGGCCCGATGACGTCTGA